The Elusimicrobiota bacterium DNA window GGCCCCGCGTCCATCGCGCCCCTCCAGCGCAGTCTCCCGGTCCTACAGGCCGTGAGCCCGACCGTCGCGCCCAAAACGGCCGCGGCCTCGGTCGCGGTCTCCGTCCCGGCCGCCGCGACGACTCCGGAACTCCCGCGCACCCGCGACAACGACCTCCCCTCGCGCGACCGCGCGACCCCTTCGAACCCCGGCCCGCGCATGCCGAAGCTGCCCTCGGAGCTCGCCTCCTTCCAGGAGGACGCCCTCTCCGGCAAGGGCGCAGACGCCTCTCCCGTGCAGGCCCTGCGCGGTGCAAGCGCGGCGGTCTCCCCCAAGGAGACCCGCGGTTCCGTCTCCATCCTCCAGCGCATGCTCGGGATGATCTTCGACGGCTCCCGGACCGCCCCGGCGGAAGGGTCCTCCCCCGTCCAGGGCCGCGCCTCGGAGCTGCGCTCCGCCGCCCTTTCGCGCGCCGGCGTCTCCGACGCCGGGACCGAGGAGTATCTTCGCACCTCGCCGGCGCTCCCACTCCCCGAGGTCTCCCCCATCTGGAAGAAGGCGGCCGGCCCGCAGGAGAAGCAGGTCGGCGCGCGCTACAAGATGGGCGAGCCGGAGCTCATCGGAGAGGAGAAGGCCGACTGGACCTTCCAGGAGAAGCTGGAGTTCACCGAAGAGGAAGGGACCTTCCGCACCGTGACCTCGGCCGAAAAGAGCGACGACAAGGTCGTCCGCTCGCAGTGGGCCATGTCCGGCAAGGTCGTGCAGGCCGCCCAGGTCGAGCACGGCTTCGTCTGGCTCACCGAGGACGGGGTCTTCCGCTACCACGACCTCAACGCGGGCAAGACCTACCGCATCGCCTTCCCCGCCCCCGTCGAGACCTTCGCCGCGAGCGCCGACGGCGGTTTCGTCTACGCGGTGGTCGGCGGGATCTTCCAACGCATCTATCTCGGAAGCAAGAACACCACCAAGGTCATCGCGACCACGCTCAAGGTCGAGGGGCCGGCGTCCATCCTCCCCGTGAGCGTCGCGGGCAAGGACGGCAAGCCGGTCTCCGGAGCCATGCTCCGCGTCAAAGGCGCCCGCGTCTTCTGGATCGGCGCCCAGCTCTTCCGCATGCCCGTCACCGAAGAGCAGGTCTACAACGAGTTCGGCGGCGTCCCCGGCCTGCACGCGGCGGGAGACAAGTTCTACCTCCAGAAGACCGAGGAGGGCACCCGCGTCTGGCGCAAGTCCTGGCAGGGCAGCGACACCGAGGTCGCCGACGTCGGCCTTCTCCCCTTCGCTGTGAAGTCGGTCGTCGAGACCCCCGAGCGCGGCGTCTACCTCGCCGCCGTCGAGGACGGCCTCCTCGAGTGGGACTCCCTCAACGCCCGCTACCGCGTCTTCGCGGTCCCCGGACTCCAGGAGGCCGCGGCGGGCGGACCCATCACCCTGCAGGTCACGCTCGACAACAAGGAGACCCGCGTCCAGAAGGCCTTCCTCACGGCCGGAGCGAAGCTCTTCCAGCTCGATATCGCGGAGGCCAAGGCCTACCTCGACTCGGGCGTCTCCAAGGTGCGCCTCTGGTCGCAGATGAACCCGATGTCCATCCACGACGGGGCCCTGCACATCGGCGACTTCTCCTTCCCCCTCGCCGAGAAGAAGGCGAAGCCCCAGTCCTTCCTCCAGCGGACGTGGGGCGGCCTCCTGCGCGCGCTGGGACTGCGCAAGGTGCCGGCCGCGGCCGAGGCCATGGGCATCAGCGAGAAGGACTGGAAGGCCGTCAACCTTCCGACCAACAAGAAGGTCATCTACGACACCCTGAAGGCCTTCACGCTCCGTCAGCACGTCCTCTACATCGGCGAGACCGGCGGCGGCAAGACCTACATCGCCGAGATGATCGCCAAGCTCACCGGCAACGAGCTCTGGATGGTCTCGATGAACGAGTACACGCGCAACAAGGACCTCATCGCGCGCGAGACCTTCGGCGAGGAGGGCAAGGGCCGCACCGGCCTGACCGCCTCCACCGTCCTGCGCTGGATGCAGGAGGGCGGCGTCCTCCTGCTCGACGAGATGCACAAGCCGCTGGAGGGCATCGCGGTCCTCAACAACGTGCTCCAGAACGGCGAGTACCGCCTCCCCGACGGCCGGGTCATCAAGTACGACAAGAAGAAGAGCTGGGTCATCGGCACGATGAACCCGGTCAAGCCCCCCTACAAGGGCGAGCCGCCCAGCGGCGAGCTCTCCAGCCGCTTCGGCATGACGCTCGACGTGAAGTACCTGCCGGCGGAGGAGGAGGCGGCGCTGCTGCGCATCTTCTTCGACAAGGTGGACCCGGCGCTCATCGACAAGCTCGTGGCCATCGCCAACGACCTGCGCAAGG harbors:
- a CDS encoding AAA family ATPase; amino-acid sequence: MNDQNRLSRYPAALLAAILALTGPSGALAQTVAGSQAGASSASPGVAGIGAHAVLPGAVPIAGPASIAPLQRSLPVLQAVSPTVAPKTAAASVAVSVPAAATTPELPRTRDNDLPSRDRATPSNPGPRMPKLPSELASFQEDALSGKGADASPVQALRGASAAVSPKETRGSVSILQRMLGMIFDGSRTAPAEGSSPVQGRASELRSAALSRAGVSDAGTEEYLRTSPALPLPEVSPIWKKAAGPQEKQVGARYKMGEPELIGEEKADWTFQEKLEFTEEEGTFRTVTSAEKSDDKVVRSQWAMSGKVVQAAQVEHGFVWLTEDGVFRYHDLNAGKTYRIAFPAPVETFAASADGGFVYAVVGGIFQRIYLGSKNTTKVIATTLKVEGPASILPVSVAGKDGKPVSGAMLRVKGARVFWIGAQLFRMPVTEEQVYNEFGGVPGLHAAGDKFYLQKTEEGTRVWRKSWQGSDTEVADVGLLPFAVKSVVETPERGVYLAAVEDGLLEWDSLNARYRVFAVPGLQEAAAGGPITLQVTLDNKETRVQKAFLTAGAKLFQLDIAEAKAYLDSGVSKVRLWSQMNPMSIHDGALHIGDFSFPLAEKKAKPQSFLQRTWGGLLRALGLRKVPAAAEAMGISEKDWKAVNLPTNKKVIYDTLKAFTLRQHVLYIGETGGGKTYIAEMIAKLTGNELWMVSMNEYTRNKDLIARETFGEEGKGRTGLTASTVLRWMQEGGVLLLDEMHKPLEGIAVLNNVLQNGEYRLPDGRVIKYDKKKSWVIGTMNPVKPPYKGEPPSGELSSRFGMTLDVKYLPAEEEAALLRIFFDKVDPALIDKLVAIANDLRK